One window of Medicago truncatula cultivar Jemalong A17 chromosome 2, MtrunA17r5.0-ANR, whole genome shotgun sequence genomic DNA carries:
- the LOC11414973 gene encoding uncharacterized protein: protein MATMIGLQKRSISANVRRSTLHCDKIGSSLSVARVQHFKHGSSYYKGALVACLSNKRIFSSNASSHAPDNPSKRFGNGGGMLKFTSEETHSVLEAPCLQHWFKNWQTLRKQKLTASTFAAAIGFWHKRRSQLWLEKIGAIEPFSGNLATCWSNIKEEEALERYKLITENTVLFSEFQVYDSKPEDSWLAASPDGIIDRMVYDLPSRGVLEVKCPYFGGDMSKALPWYRIPVHYIPQAQGLMEILGRDWMDFYVWTVNGSSLFRIYRDPEYWDVMKIALSDFWWKHVQPARESYSSSVIKDPLFQLRSLTPAPKHELCRDIVYRSKHIVDNSNLLIREIHGKMTN, encoded by the exons ATGGCCACCATGATTGGACTTCAGAAACGCTCCATCTCAGCTAATGTGCGCCGCTCAACACTCCATTG TGACAAAATTGGTTCTTCATTATCTGTTGCTCGTGTGCAACATTTCAAGCACGGAAGTAGCTATTATAAGGGTGCTCTTGTTGCGTGTTTGAGTAATAAGAGAATTTTTAGCAGCAATGCCAGTAGCCATGCTCCTGATAACCCTTCTAAAAGATTTGGTAATGGTGGTGGCATGTTGAAATTCACATCTGAGGAAACACACTCGGTTCTTGAAGCACCATGCCTCCAACACTGGTTTAAAAACTGGCAGACACTTAGGAAACAGAAGCTGACAGCTAGTACTTTTGCTGCGGCCATTGGGTTTTGGCATAAGCGAAGATCTCAGCTATGGTTAGAGAAGATTGGTGCTATAGAACCATTTTCTGGAAACCTTGCCACATGTTGGAGCAATATCAAAGAGGAAGAAGCACTTGAAAGATACAAACTGATAACTGAAAATACTGTATTGTTTTCTGAATTTCAGGTCTACGATTCAAAACCAGAAGACAGTTGGCTTGCTGCTTCACCGGATGGTATAATTGACAGGATGGTATATGATTTGCCTTCTCGTGGTGTACTGGAGGTTAAGTGTCCGTATTTTGGTGGAGACATGAGTAAAGCTTTGCCTTGGTATCGAATTCCAGTTCACTATATTCCTCAAGCTCAGGGTTTAATGGAGATTCTAGGAAGGGACTGGATGGATTTTTATGTTTGGACTGTTAATGGTAGTAGTCTATTCAGGATATATCGTGATCCAGAGTATTGGGATGTAATGAAAATAGCACTTTCTGATTTCTGGTGGAAGCATGTTCAGCCGGCAAGAGAGTCGTATAGTAGCAGTGTTATAAAAGATCCTCTTTTTCAATTAAGATCACTAACACCAGCCCCTAAACATGAATTATGTCGTGATATAGTTTATAGAAGTAAACATATTGTTGATAATTCTAATTTGTTGATCCGGGAAATACATGGGAAAATGACAAATTGA
- the LOC11411426 gene encoding leucine-rich repeat extensin-like protein 3 yields the protein MCYVGKATKIFIFIVTALVITGLILGFGVLRRHHNNKCSDQSCGSFPPPNFNSPTPPFTLNNPVSSNPPNPPAESQSPPVITNPTPPPPPPPPSPESSSNPTSPPPPPPPPLVQSPPSVAEPPSTPTTPGSALVTPGPVHSIS from the coding sequence ATGTGCTACGTGGGAAAAGCAACaaagatcttcatcttcatcgtcACTGCTCTCGTTATTACTGGTCTCATCTTAGGATTTGGCGTCTTACGCCGTCACCACAACAACAAATGCTCCGATCAATCTTGCGGTTCTTTTCCGCCGCCGAATTTCAACTCTCCTACTCCTCCTTTTACTCTTAACAACCCTGTCAGTAGTAATCCACCTAATCCTCCGGCAGAATCACAATCTCCACCAGTGATTACAAATccaactcctcctcctcctcctcctccgccCTCGCCTGAATCCAGCTCCAATCCAACTTcgcctcctcctcctcctcctccgccGTTGGTGCAATCACCGCCGAGTGTGGCGGAGCCGCCTAGTACGCCTACAACGCCTGGTTCCGCGCTTGTGACTCCAGGTCCTGTACATTCTATTTCCTAG
- the LOC11417546 gene encoding cysteine-rich repeat secretory protein 38, with amino-acid sequence MGSSKLFTIILFSFTFVFLIQTTLGTDPLFHICSTSENFTAHSPYESNLKTLINSLIYKTPSTGFGSGSIDLTQYQNQKAYGLALCRGDVSTSECKTCVSQATKEILNVCPYKKGAIIWYDNCMFKYLDNDFFGKIDNTNKFALLNVQNVSDPIKFNNMTNDLLSFLANEASMNHKLYATGELKIGESERVYGLTQCTRDISSVDCKKCLDGAISELPNCCDGKKGGRVVGGSCNIRYEIYPFVRE; translated from the coding sequence ATGGGTTCCTCAAAGCTCTTCACAATTATTCTCTTCTCATTTACTTTTGTTTTCCTTATTCAAACAACTTTAGGAACCGACCCACTTTTTCACATTTGTTCAACCTCTGAGAACTTCACGGCTCATAGTCCATATGAATCGAACTTGAAAACACTAATTAACTCACTTATCTACAAGACCCCTTCAACAGGTTTTGGCAGTGGATCAATAGATCTGACCCAATACCAAAATCAAAAAGCATATGGGCTAGCTCTTTGCCGTGGCGATGTATCAACCTCGGAATGCAAAACTTGTGTTTCACAAGCAACTAAAGAAATTCTCAATGTTTGTCCATATAAAAAGGGTGCCATTATATGGTATGATAATTGCATGTTCAAATATTTGGACAATGATTTCTTTGGTAAAATTGATAATACAAACAAGTTCGCTTTATTGAATGTACAAAATGTTAGTGATCCtatcaaattcaacaacatgacTAATGACTTATTGAGCTTCCTTGCTAATGAAGCTTCTATGAATCATAAACTTTATGCTACTGGAGAATTGAAGATTGGAGAATCAGAGAGAGTTTATGGGCTAACTCAATGCACTAGAGACATTTCTAGTGTTGATTGTAAGAAGTGTCTTGATGGTGCAATTAGTGAACTTCCAAATTGTTGTGATGGAAAAAAAGGAGGCAGAGTTGTTGGTGGAAGTTGCAATATTCGATATGAAATTTACCCTTTCGTTAGGGAGTAA
- the LOC11408870 gene encoding transcription factor bHLH115: protein MDMDSTGGSSIWLYDYGYDDISISAADFMASDSSAAASTFTWMPQPQSQTQIINPPSSHMSLEMDYSLDSTVMESNPSKRMEMEYSLDSTVLENGPSKRLRTESYASSSKAGREKVRRDKLNDRFMELSSVLEPDTLPKTDKVSLLNDAVRVVTQLRNEAERLKERNDELREKVKELKAEKKELRDEKNKLKLDKEKLEQQVKLASVQSNFLSNAMAAKGQTANHKLMPFIGYPGISMWQFMSPATVDTSQDHLLRPPVA from the exons ATGGATATGGATTCAACAGGTGGTTCCTCCATTTGGCTCTATGATTATGGCTATGATGATATATCTATTTCTGCTGCTGATTTCATGGCTTCTGACTCTTCTGCTGCTGCTTCTACTTTCACCTGGATGCCTCAGCCTCAGTCTCAGACTCAGATCATCAATCCTCCTTCCTCCCATATGAG CTTGGAAATGGATTACTCCCTGGATTCAACTGTAATGGAAAGTAACCCTTCAAAGCG CATGGAAATGGAATACTCACTGGATTCAACAGTACTGGAAAACGGCCCTTCAAAGCG GTTAAGGACAGAATCATATGCATCTAGCTCCAAGGCAGGTCGTGAGAAAGTGCGAAGGGATAAATTGAATGACAG GTTTATGGAATTGAGTTCTGTCTTAGAGCCTGATACACTGCCCAAAACAGACAAGGTTAGCCTATTAAATGACGCGGTTCGAGTGGTGACCCAATTAAGAAATGAAGCTGAGAGGCTCAAGGAAAGGAATGATGAATTGCGCGAAAAAGTTAAAGAACTTAAG GCCGAGAAGAAAGAGCTTCGTGATGAGAAAAATAAGCTGAAGCTAGACAAAGAAAAGTTGGAACAGCAAGTCAAATTAGCAAGTGTACAGTCCAACTTCCTCTCTAATGCAATGGCTGCTAAAGGACAAACTGCTAACCACAAGCTGATGCCTTTCATTGGTTATCCTGGAATTTCAATGTGGCAGTTTATGTCACCTGCTACAGTTGATACATCACAGGATCATCTGCTTCGACCTCCAGTTGCTTAA
- the LOC11422123 gene encoding cysteine-rich repeat secretory protein 38 → MAFSKLMTIFLYSFTLAFLIQTSFGADPLFHFCSNSGNFTANSPYESNLKTLINSLIYKTPSTGFGNGSSSLVQNQNQQTYGLALCRGDVSPSECKTCVSEATKEIQSRCPYNKGGIIWYDYCLFKYSDTDFFGKIAKTNRFYMWNLNNVSDPSTFNYKTKDLLSQLAQKASMNPKLYATGEVKLEESKKLYGLTQCTRDLSSADCKNCLDAAINELRNCCDGKEGGRVVGGSCNFRYEIYPFVKE, encoded by the coding sequence ATGGCTTTCTCAAAACTCATGACAATTTTTCTCTACTCATTTACCCTAGCTTTCCTTATCCAAACATCTTTTGGTGCCGATccactttttcatttttgttctaACTCGGGCAACTTCACGGCCAACAGCCCATATGAATCAAACTTAAAAACATTAATCAACTCACTTATCTACAAGACCCCTTCAACAGGTTTTGGCAATGGATCATCGAGTctggtccaaaaccaaaaccaacaaACATATGGGCTCGCCCTTTGCCGGGGAGATGTCTCACCCTCAGAGTGCAAAACTTGTGTCTCCGAGGCAACCAAAGAAATACAAAGTCGATGTCCATACAACAAAGGCGGCATCATATGGTACGACTATTGCTTATTTAAATATTCGGATACGGATTTCTTTGGCAAGATTGCCAAGACCAACAGATTCTATATGTGGAATTTGAATAACGTGAGTGACCCTTCGACGTTTAATTACAAGACTAAAGATTTATTGAGCCAGCTTGCACAAAAAGCTTCTATGAATCCTAAATTGTATGCAACAGGAGAGGtaaagcttgaggaatcaaagAAACTTTATGGGTTAACTCAGTGCACTAGAGACCTTTCTAGTGCTGATTGCAAGAATTGTCTTGATGCTGCAATTAATGAACTTCGAAATTGTTGTGATGGAAAAGAAGGAGGTAGAGTTGTTGGGGGAAGCTGCAACTTTCGATATGAGATATACCCATTTGTTAAAGAGTAA
- the LOC11420104 gene encoding uclacyanin 1 codes for MGVHEIILRVSFVAMLIKLAMATNHIVGGPIGGWDTNSNLQSWTSSQQFSVGDNLIFQYPPNHDVVEVTKADYDSCQQTNPIQSYNDGATSIPLTSTGKRYFICGTIGHCSQGMKVEIDTLAAQVSPASPVAAAPSIADSPMISIIPSAAPAESTVSSAESPEASSPLFEAQVESPTLSPMIPSTEFLAPSSPIAQHSQDVSASSTEKGNLQAFISIVLSLVVVFMAF; via the exons ATGGGTGTACATGAAATCATTCTAAGAGTATCTTTTGTGGCTATGCTAATCAAATTGGCCATGGCTACAAATCACATTGTTGGAGGACCAATTGGTGGATGGGATACAAACTCAAACCTTCAATCATGGACATCTTCCCAACAGTTTTCAGTGGGAGACAATCTTA TTTTCCAATATCCACCAAACCATGATGTGGTTGAAGTTACAAAAGCAGACTATGACTCCTGCCAGCAAACAAATCCAATTCAATCTTACAATGATGGTGCCACAAGCATCCCTCTCACATCAACAGGGAAAAGATATTTCATTTGTGGGACAATAGGACATTGCAGCCAAGGAATGAAGGTTGAAATTGACACGCTTGCCGCTCAAGTTTCTCCTGCCTCACCAGTAGCAGCAGCACCTTCAATAGCAGACTCTCCAATGATTTCCATCATTCCCTCTGCAGCACCTGCAGAATCTACTGTTTCATCTGCAGAATCTCCTGAAGCATCAAGTCCTTTGTTTGAAGCACAAGTGGAAAGTCCTACACTCTCTCCAATGATTCCATCCACCGAGTTTCTAGCTCCTTCCTCTCCTATAGCACAACATTCACAGGATGTATCGGCCTCATCAACCGAGAAAGGAAATCTTCAAGCCTTCATTTCAATAGTGTTGAGTTTAGTAGTGGTGTTTATGGCCTTCTAA
- the LOC11418041 gene encoding uncharacterized protein isoform X1, with the protein MKSAIKTKSLTKLIPFSSSFCAISLFIFISILFFTTSKIVTINIGSSLLQPTESDPTNVNHLVFGIASSGKSWPNRKKYAKLWWNKNMKGCVFVDNLPPEENDNNLNSDDSVPQICVSEDTSKFNYTYRPGGLRSAIRVARVVKETAELNHSDVRWYVFGDDDTIFFPENLVKTLSKYDHRLWYYVGAYSENYEGSQTFGFGMAFGGGGFALSASLANVLAKVFDSCIERYSHLYGSDARVFSCIAELGVGLTYEPGFHQVDLRGNVFGLLAAHPLSPLLSLHHPDITDAIFPNMTNSKSLQHLFEAAYVDSQRMLQQTVCYDRRFSRTISVSWGYAVQVFQSNVLLPDVLRVQETFKPWKEKHVMAGIYTFSKRELHHDPCKRPKIFYLDNVSSGKDGIISNYTKSFYNCSNDKTSSKNLEVIKVVTNNLDLDSKQLQTPRRQCCDVLDSNSGQLMEIAIRECKYEELIYMH; encoded by the exons ATGAAATCAGCAATCAAAACCAAATCTTTAACCAAATTAATTCCATTCTCATCTTCATTTTGTGCAATTTCTCTCTTTATATTTATTTCCATACTATTCTTTACCACATCAAAGATAGTAACAATTAACATTGGTTCTTCTTTACTACAGCCTACTGAATCTGATCCAACCAATGTTAATCATCTTGTATTTGGAATTGCTTCAAGTGGAAAATCATGGCCTAATAGGAAAAAATATGCCAAACTTTGGTGGAACAAAAATATGAAAGGTTGTGTTTTTGTGGATAATCTTCCACCTGAAGAAAATGACAACAACCTTAATAGTGATGATTCTGTTCCTCAAATTTGTGTCTCTGAAGACACTTCAAAGTTTAACTACACATATAGACCAGGTGGTTTAAGATCAGCGATCCGCGTGGCGCGTGTTGTGAAAGAAACTGCTGAATTGAATCATTCTGATGTTAGGTGGTATGTGTTTGGTGATGATGACACAATTTTCTTTCCTGAGAATCTTGTTAAGACACTTTCTAAATATGATCATAGACTTTGGTACTATGTTGGAGCTTATTCGGAAAATTATGAAGGGTCTCAAACTTTTGGTTTTGGAATGGCTTTTGGTGGAGGTGGTTTTGCTTTAAGTGCTTCTTTAGCAAATGTTTTAGCTAAGGTTTTTGATTCATGTATTGAAAGATATTCTCATCTTTATGGAAGTGATGCTAGGGTGTTCTCTTGCATAGCAGAACTTGGTGTTGGATTAACATATGAACCCGGTTTTCACCAG GTTGATTTGAGGGGAAACGTCTTTGGTTTATTGGCTGCACATCCATTAAGTCCCTTGTTATCCTTACATCACCCGGATATTACTGATGCAATCTTCCCTAATATGACAAATTCAAAATCACTACAGCATTTATTTGAAGCTGCATATGTTGATTCACAAAGAATGCTACAACAAACTGTTTGCTACGATAGACGGTTTTCACGGACAATTTCAGTGTCATGGGGATATGCTGTTCAAGTATTCCAAAGCAATGTGCTTTTACCAGATGTTCTTAGAGTGCAAGAAACATTCAAACCATGGAAGGAAAAACATGTTATGGCAGGAATATATACTTTTAGCAAAAGAGAACTTCACCATGACCCTTGTAAAAGACCTAAAATTTTCTATCTAGACAATGTATCTTCTGGTAAAGATGGAATCATTAGCAACTACACGAAATCTTTTTATAATTGTTCAAACGACAAGACATCGTCGAAGAATCTGGAGGTGATCAAAGTGGTTACAAATAACTTAGACCTTGATAGCAAACAG TTGCAGACTCCAAGAAGGCAGTGTTGTGATGTGTTGGACTCTAACTCTGGTCAATTAATGGAAATTGCAATTAGAGAGTGCAAATATGAAGAATTGATTTATATGCATTGA
- the LOC11418041 gene encoding uncharacterized protein isoform X2: protein MKSAIKTKSLTKLIPFSSSFCAISLFIFISILFFTTSKIVTINIGSSLLQPTESDPTNVNHLVFGIASSGKSWPNRKKYAKLWWNKNMKGCVFVDNLPPEENDNNLNSDDSVPQICVSEDTSKFNYTYRPGGLRSAIRVARVVKETAELNHSDVRWYVFGDDDTIFFPENLVKTLSKYDHRLWYYVGAYSENYEGSQTFGFGMAFGGGGFALSASLANVLAKVFDSCIERYSHLYGSDARVFSCIAELGVGLTYEPGFHQVDLRGNVFGLLAAHPLSPLLSLHHPDITDAIFPNMTNSKSLQHLFEAAYVDSQRMLQQTVCYDRRFSRTISVSWGYAVQVFQSNVLLPDVLRVQETFKPWKEKHVMAGIYTFSKRELHHDPCKRPKIFYLDNVSSGKDGIISNYTKSFYNCSNDKTSSKNLEVIKVVTNNLDLDSKQTPRRQCCDVLDSNSGQLMEIAIRECKYEELIYMH, encoded by the exons ATGAAATCAGCAATCAAAACCAAATCTTTAACCAAATTAATTCCATTCTCATCTTCATTTTGTGCAATTTCTCTCTTTATATTTATTTCCATACTATTCTTTACCACATCAAAGATAGTAACAATTAACATTGGTTCTTCTTTACTACAGCCTACTGAATCTGATCCAACCAATGTTAATCATCTTGTATTTGGAATTGCTTCAAGTGGAAAATCATGGCCTAATAGGAAAAAATATGCCAAACTTTGGTGGAACAAAAATATGAAAGGTTGTGTTTTTGTGGATAATCTTCCACCTGAAGAAAATGACAACAACCTTAATAGTGATGATTCTGTTCCTCAAATTTGTGTCTCTGAAGACACTTCAAAGTTTAACTACACATATAGACCAGGTGGTTTAAGATCAGCGATCCGCGTGGCGCGTGTTGTGAAAGAAACTGCTGAATTGAATCATTCTGATGTTAGGTGGTATGTGTTTGGTGATGATGACACAATTTTCTTTCCTGAGAATCTTGTTAAGACACTTTCTAAATATGATCATAGACTTTGGTACTATGTTGGAGCTTATTCGGAAAATTATGAAGGGTCTCAAACTTTTGGTTTTGGAATGGCTTTTGGTGGAGGTGGTTTTGCTTTAAGTGCTTCTTTAGCAAATGTTTTAGCTAAGGTTTTTGATTCATGTATTGAAAGATATTCTCATCTTTATGGAAGTGATGCTAGGGTGTTCTCTTGCATAGCAGAACTTGGTGTTGGATTAACATATGAACCCGGTTTTCACCAG GTTGATTTGAGGGGAAACGTCTTTGGTTTATTGGCTGCACATCCATTAAGTCCCTTGTTATCCTTACATCACCCGGATATTACTGATGCAATCTTCCCTAATATGACAAATTCAAAATCACTACAGCATTTATTTGAAGCTGCATATGTTGATTCACAAAGAATGCTACAACAAACTGTTTGCTACGATAGACGGTTTTCACGGACAATTTCAGTGTCATGGGGATATGCTGTTCAAGTATTCCAAAGCAATGTGCTTTTACCAGATGTTCTTAGAGTGCAAGAAACATTCAAACCATGGAAGGAAAAACATGTTATGGCAGGAATATATACTTTTAGCAAAAGAGAACTTCACCATGACCCTTGTAAAAGACCTAAAATTTTCTATCTAGACAATGTATCTTCTGGTAAAGATGGAATCATTAGCAACTACACGAAATCTTTTTATAATTGTTCAAACGACAAGACATCGTCGAAGAATCTGGAGGTGATCAAAGTGGTTACAAATAACTTAGACCTTGATAGCAAACAG ACTCCAAGAAGGCAGTGTTGTGATGTGTTGGACTCTAACTCTGGTCAATTAATGGAAATTGCAATTAGAGAGTGCAAATATGAAGAATTGATTTATATGCATTGA